A genomic window from Triticum urartu cultivar G1812 chromosome 7, Tu2.1, whole genome shotgun sequence includes:
- the LOC125526031 gene encoding putative leucine-rich repeat receptor-like serine/threonine-protein kinase At2g24130: MAKLLAIPIIVILHVALIVPIAVPAAAAAMPQAPGAAAPVLADDRSALLDFLSGVSADPGVALADWGRSPRFCNWTGVACDHRRRVTQLVLSGRGIRGVLSPALGRLSFISVLDLSSNAFAGGIPEEIAALSRLTQLSLTNNLLEGAIPAGIGLLRELYYLDLSGNRLSGGIPDTLFCNCSALQYMDLANNSLAGDIPYSGECRLPSLRYLLLWSNELSGPIPTALSNSAILEWVDFESNYLAGELPPQVFDRLPRLQYLYLSYNNLSSHDGNTNLDPFFHSLSNCTRLQELELAGNGLGGRLPSFIGELSRSFRQIHLEDNAISGSIPPNISGLVNLTYLNLSNNLINGSIPPDLSRMRRLEQLYLSNNLLSGEIPQSIGELPHLGLLDLSGNRLAGAIPDTFSNLTQLRRLMLHHNRLAGAIPPSLGDCDNLEILDLSYNGLQGEIPAHVAAMSNLKLYLNLSNNHLEGSLPLGLSKMDMILALDLSSNELAGTIPSQLGGCVALEYLNVSGNALRGALPEAIAALPFLEAIDVSRNELSGALPETLQVSTSLQEADFSYNNFSGVVPHAGVLANLSAAAFRGNPGLCVAGHIPGIATCGARRADHRRAVVPAAFGIVAAVCMMLFAAGCRSMATARSRRRSTWRVDIEQQAAEREHPRISYRELSDATGGFAESRLIGAGRFGRVYEGTLRGGARVAVKVLADPKGGGEVSVSFKRECEALRRTRHKNLIRVITTCSTASFNALVLPLMPHGSLEAHLYPHDDDGGGGSSSRLGFGQLVSIASDVAEGMAYLHHYAPVRVVHCDLKPSNVLLDDGMRAVISDFGIARLVAGAEASSSSSDDSAAPCNSIATGLLQGSVGYIAPEYGLGGHPSARGDVYSFGVLILELLTGKRPTDVIFDEGLTLHDWVRRHYPHDVAGAVAHAPWRRDGTVADMAVVELMELGLACTQHSPALRPTMADVCHEITMIKDGLAKHAGADDGDRSFSTIKDSLFSNSS, encoded by the exons ATGGCCAAGTTGCTCGCCATCCCAATCATCGTCATCCTCCATGTCGCCCTCATCGTGCCGAtcgctgtccccgccgccgccgccgccatgccaCAGGCACCAGGAGCAGCAGCGCCAGTACTGGCCGACGACCGGTCCGCGCTCCTCGATTTCCTCTCCGGCGTCTCGGCCGACCCCGGCGTCGCCCTCGCCGACTGGGGCCGCTCGCCGCGGTTCTGCAACTGGACTGGCGTCGCGTGTGACCACAGGCGGCGCGTCACCCAGCTGGTTCTCAGCGGCCGCGGGATCCGCGGCGTGCTCTCGCCGGCGCTGGGGCGGCTGTCCTTCATCTCGGTTCTTGATTTGTCCAGCAACGCGTTCGCGGGTGGGATCCCGGAGGAGATTGCCGCGCTGTCGAGGCTGACGCAGCTGAGCCTGACGAACAACCTGCTCGAGGGCGCGATCCCCGCCGGCATCGGGCTCCTCCGGGAGCTCTACTACCTCGACCTCAGCGGCAACCGGCTCTCCGGCGGCATCCCGGACACGCTCTTCTGTAACTGCTCTGCGCTGCAGTACATGGACCTCGCCAACAACTCCCTTGCCGGGGACATCCCGTACTCCGGCGAATGCCGCCTCCCCAGCCTCCGTTACCTCCTCCTCTGGTCCAATGAACTCTCTGGCCCGATCCCGACGGCGCTGTCCAACTCCGCCATTCTCGAGTGGGTCGACTTCGAGTCCAACTACCTGGCCGGCGAGCTGCCACCGCAGGTGTTCGACAGGTTGCCGCGGCTCCAGTACCTCTACCTCTCCTACAACAACCTCTCCAGCCACGACGGGAACACCAACCTCGACCCTTTCTTCCACTCCCTCAGCAACTGCACTCGCCTCCaggagctcgagctcgccgggaACGGCCTCGGGGGCAGGTTGCCGTCGTTCATCGGCGAGCTCTCGCGCAGCTTCCGGCAGATCCACCTCGAGGACAACGCCATCTCGGGATCCATCCCGCCCAACATCTCCGGCCTCGTCAACCTCACGTACCTCAACCTCTCCAATAACCTCATCAACGGCTCCATCCCGCCGGACTTATCGCGCATGCGGCGGCTCGAGCAGCTGTACCTCTCCAACAACCTCCTCTCCGGCGAGATCCCCCAGTCCATCGGTGAGCTCCCGCACCTCGGCCTCCTCGACCTCTCCGGCAACCGCCTCGCCGGCGCCATCCCAGACACGTTCTCCAACCTCACGCAGCTCAGGAGGCTGATGCTGCACCACAACCGACTTGCCGGTGCCATTCCGCCGAGCCTCGGCGACTGCGACAACCTCGAAATCCTCGACCTCTCCTACAATGGCCTCCAGGGCGAGATCCCAGCGCACGTCGCCGCCATGAGCAACCTCAAGCTGTACCTGAACCTCTCCAACAACCACCTGGAGGGCTCTCTCCCTCTCGGGCTCAGCAAGATGGACATGATCCTCGCGCTCGACCTGTCGTCCAACGAGCTCGCCGGCACGATCCCGTCGCAGCTCGGCGGCTGCGTCGCGCTCGAGTACCTCAACGTCTCCGGCAACGCGCTGCGGGGCGCGCTCCCGGAGGCCATCGCGGCGCTGCCGTTCCTGGAGGCCATCGACGTGTCGCGGAACGAGCTCTCGGGTGCCCTGCCAGAGACCCTGCAGGTGTCCACGTCGCTCCAGGAAGCGGACTTCTCGTACAACAACTTCTCCGGCGTGGTGCCCCACGCCGGCGTGCTAGCGAATCTGTCCGCGGCGGCGTTCCGAGGCAACCCCGGCCTCTGCGTTGCCGGGCATATCCCCGGCATTGCGACGTGCGGCGCGAGACGTGCCGATCACCGGCGAGCGGTGGTCCCCGCCGCGTTCGGCATCGTCGCGGCCGTGTGCATGATGCTCTTCGCGGCCGGGTGCCGGTCGATGGCGACGGCGAGATCAAGGCGGCGCTCGACGTGGCGCGTGGACATCGAGCAGCAGGCGGCGGAGAGGGAGCACCCGAGGATATCCTACAGGGAGCTCTCCGATGCCACGGGTGGCTTCGCAGAGTCTCGCCTGATCGGCGCCGGGCGGTTCGGGCGAGTCTACGAGGGGACGCTCCGCGGCGGCGCGCGCGTGGCCGTGAAGGTGCTCGCGGACCCGAAGGGCGGCGGCGAGGTGTCCGTCAGCTTCAAGCGCGAGTGCGAGGCGCTCCGGCGGACGCGGCACAAGAACCTCATCCGGGTGATCACCACCTGCAGCACGGCCAGCTTCAATGCGCTGGTGCTGCCGCTGATGCCGCACGGCAGCCTCGAGGCGCACCTCTACCCgcacgacgacgacggcggcggcggcagcagcagcagactAGGTTTCGGGCAGCTGGTGAGCATCGCGAGCGACGTGGCCGAGGGGATGGCCTACCTGCACCACTACGCGCCGGTGAGGGTCGTGCACTGCGACCTCAAGCCGAGCAACGTCCTCCTCGACGACGGGATGCGCGCCGTGATCTCCGACTTCGGCATCGCgcggctcgtcgccggcgccgaGGCAAGCAGCAGCTCGAGCGACGACTCCGCCGCTCCGTGCAACTCCATCGCCACCGGACTGTTGCAGGGTTCAGTTGGCTACATCGCACCTG AGTACGGATTAGGAGGCCACCCGTCGGCGCGGGGCGACGTGTACAGCTTCGGCGTGCTGATCCTGGAGCTACTCACCGGGAAGCGGCCGACGGACGTGATCTTCGACGAGGGGCTAACGCTGCACGACTGGGTCAGGCGGCACTACCCGCACGACGTCGCCGGCGCCGTCGCCCACGCGCCGTGGCGGCGGGACGGCACGGTGGCCGATATGGCGGTCGTGGAGTTGATGGAGCTCGGGCTGGCGTGCACGCAGCACTCGCCGGCGCTGCGGCCCACCATGGCGGACGTCTGCCACGAGATCACCATGATCAAGGACGGACTGGCCAAGCACGCCGGCGCCGACGACGGTGACCGGTCGTTCTCCACGATCAAGGACTCGCTCTTCTCCAACTCAAGTTAA